The following are encoded together in the Zygosaccharomyces rouxii strain CBS732 chromosome C complete sequence genome:
- the MFG1 gene encoding Mfg1p (some similarities with uniprot|Q07684 Saccharomyces cerevisiae YDL233W Hypothetical ORF), whose translation MYPFGNSSEDSGQDHNDHGNNDNPNSSPRIFHDPEVYSDRGRMNLGVSGRSSPQKRNWRSSRDSGDGIDSIAKMMAGSGRSESPKSGFFDNAGSIGEAISKLIAASKRQAQRVTPLSLDNAIVNEENLSKQEKILKTLSSYAVRKGLSEKALERWHEIAISFNEFSRNMADSKIWEEYMPNVFNKNTKIIISGQSNGENKCFNLCFPMLCVIWEVLRRCGQESLETKTSRPRAQVLSNGSIIIEDDTCCTGHWKGGSNIERRICTRASLDLNFMVQWLEVRFMDRAADDWYALDEMLRASISNSYMMNKLAQLVELTQMLSGTPQTIPQVLTDGSISSSAASSNETAVEEFHSHMKEFSNLSDTSRHQKARRTFQMTDVMSSLTDLLIYRKEKQIVSPLEALDRYVSNNQTSNSTHLGEMVPANKTAKMENLPYNHGTPSTVGCNSSPENPSTVFLSRQRTPGIRKKPKKKTTALTAASSTSLASLRLTSSRISKDKTGGSNAIPGTKKIRF comes from the coding sequence ATGTATCCGTTTGGGAATAGTTCTGAGGACTCGGGACAGGACCACAACGACCATGGAAACAATGATAACCCCAATTCTTCCCCAAGAATCTTTCACGATCCAGAAGTATACTCAGACAGAGGCAGAATGAACTTAGGGGTTAGCGGTAGGTCCTCACCACAAAAGAGGAACTGGAGGTCATCAAGGGATTCTGGCGATGGTATAGATTCTATTGCAAAGATGATGGCTGGCAGTGGCCGGTCAGAATCACCAAAGTCAGGTTTCTTCGACAATGCTGGAAGTATTGGTGAGGCAATAAGTAAACTCATCGCCGCGTCAAAAAGACAGGCTCAAAGGGTGACTCCACTGTCGTTGGATAATGCAATCGTAAACGAAGAAAATTTAAgtaaacaagaaaaaatcttgaagaCTCTCAGCAGCTATGCTGTTAGGAAAGGCTTATCAGAGAAGGCGTTAGAAAGATGGCATGAAATTGCGATTAGTTTTAATGAATTCTCGAGAAATATGGCTGATTCTAAGATTTGGGAAGAATACATGCCAAATGTGTTCAataaaaatacaaaaattATAATTTCTGGGCAATCTAATGGCGAAAATAAGTGTTTCAATCTTTGTTTTCCGATGCTTTGTGTGATTTGGGAGGTATTACGACGTTGTGGACAAGAAAGTTTAGAAACGAAAACATCAAGACCACGAGCTCAAGTTTTGAGTAATGGCAGTATTATTATAGAAGATGATACGTGTTGTACAGGTCATTGGAAAGGTGGTAGCAATATAGAGCGTAGAATTTGCACTAGAGCCTCattagatttgaattttatGGTGCAGTGGCTGGAGGTCAGATTTATGGACAGAGCGGCAGATGATTGGTATGCACTAGATGAAATGCTACGAGCATCTATCTCTAACTCATATATGATGAACAAACTAGCTCAATTGGTCGAATTAACACAGATGCTAAGTGGTACGCCTCAAACGATTCCACAGGTCCTTACTGACGGTTCGATATCCTCATCAGCAGCATCGTCCAATGAAACGGCGGTCGAAGAATTTCATTCTCACATGAAAGAGTTTTCCAACCTTTCAGACACAAGCAGACACCAAAAAGCCAGGAGAACATTTCAAATGACAGATGTGATGTCAAGTTTAACAGATCTATTAATTTAtcgaaaagaaaaacaaatagTTAGCCCATTGGAAGCGCTAGATCGCTACGTTTCAAACAACCAAACTTCTAACTCAACACACTTGGGGGAAATGGTTCCAGCTAATAAAACTGCAAAGATGGAAAATCTTCCATATAATCATGGTACTCCATCAACCGTGGGTTGTAACAGTAGTCCCGAAAATCCATCAACAGTTTTCTTATCGAGGCAAAGGACGCCTGGTATAAGGAAGAAACCTAAAAAGAAAACGACAGCATTGACAGCAGCATCCTCAACATCATTGGCATCATTAAGATTAACTTCTTCCAGAATATCAAAAGATAAAACCGGCGGGAGTAATGCGATACCAGGTACTAAAAAGATAAGGTTTTAA
- the IES2 gene encoding Ies2p (some similarities with uniprot|P40154 Saccharomyces cerevisiae YNL215W IES2 Protein that associates with the INO80 chromatin remodeling complex under low-salt conditions) — translation MDSDYSDSGSESLEPAYRPGADDDDDNEEYIEVQHTPKRSKPRANKRSKTGNGGISRSSNNRRRRTREIQDEDAEAEAEEELELEQMSSPRKRGGGGTQVVDEEEEDEEEEDEEDAQELSPEPKMFSEDVEVEDEIPAPTAVEEEELRETTEESMKPNGNGGASNGTKSKMLTELLGDGSTKKIMTEEEIALRRAENARKRKNLSEKRLEEEKQETINKLLRRRAGKSRSHVDDKEDENSNNTGESGPNGESLSFSRPRRPYISKGMNRTLRKPDVDLYCSIEFD, via the coding sequence ATGGATAGTGATTACAGTGACAGTGGATCAGAGAGTTTAGAGCCTGCATATAGACCTGGAGccgatgatgatgacgataatGAAGAGTACATTGAAGTGCAACATACCCCCAAAAGATCGAAACCAAGGGCTAATAAAAGATCGAAAACTGGAAATGGTGGCATAAGCAGGTCAAGTAATAACAGAAGAAGACGTACTAGGGAGattcaagatgaagatgcagaggcagaagctgaagaagaattagaactGGAACAGATGTCGTCACCAAGGAAAAGAGGTGGAGGAGGAACCCAAGtcgttgatgaagaggaggaagatgaagaggaggaagatgaagaggatgcTCAGGAACTCTCACCAGAGCCAAAGATGTTCAGCGAAGATGTTGAAGTAGAGGATGAAATACCGGCCCCAACAGCggttgaagaagaggaattACGAGAAACTACAGAGGAATCAATGAAACCCAATGGGAATGGTGGGGCCAGTAATGGCacaaaatcaaagatgtTAACAGAATTACTAGGTGATGGATCCACCAAAAAAATTATGACtgaggaagaaattgcGCTACGTAGAGCTGAAAACGCACGTAAACGTAAGAACCTAAGTGAGAAGAGacttgaagaagagaagcaAGAAACCATCAACAAGCTGTTAAGAAGACGTGCAGGCAAATCAAGAAGCCACGTGGAcgataaagaagatgaaaacaGTAACAATACCGGAGAGTCAGGCCCCAACGGTGAATCTTTGAGTTTCAGCAGACCGAGAAGGCCCTACATCAGCAAGGGAATGAATAGGACTTTAAGGAAACCTGATGTGGATTTATACTGTTCCATTGAGTTTGACTAG